From the genome of Branchiostoma lanceolatum isolate klBraLanc5 chromosome 11, klBraLanc5.hap2, whole genome shotgun sequence:
AAGTCGTTGTCTGTGTGCCCATTCTCTACATCATTTGTTTAAACAATCGTATGCTCAAACACATTTGTCTAACCCTGTGCTgaaggcagccatcttggtctCCATGGCTCTGAAATGGTCAGCCGAACTGTGGCTGATATGTGTCAGGGGCTTTGTATGCCGGGAAAAAGTGACCAAATGGGTCTGGCTGTACAGTGGCCTAAACAAAATGGTGTTCTGTTATAAAGGACTTAAGGAAATGTTATAAGTCGCTACTAGCAACTTATAACATTTTCTTGCTAGTCACTCTGTCGCCAGTAACGAATTCGTAAGGCTAAGTTgggtatagtttttttttcctgtgacACTGGAAAATAATGTTGCTTGGCTGCGCAGTCACTCATTGCGCAGGAAGTTGGTACTCATTAACCCTGTTCAGACTTGTACGTGCTTTAGTAAAGTTTAGTAAACGAAGCAGCTAATCATGAGTTAATAATTAAGCGTACCGTACCACCCAGGCCAGGGGGTGGATGAATAATACTTGGCTGCGATCTTCTGCACATGGACAATAAAACAGCCAACTTTACAGCTTTGTTCCACAAACATggtataatattttttttcatttcctcttGTACAGGTTCAAGTCATGCCATGTCCCTATACACAAGAGGAAGACGGGCATCAAGGGCCCAAAGAAAGTATTTTTAGACTGcggtgcaaatgttgcctccaGCGTTCAGCTGTTCAGGTATCATGCACTTGCCTTGTTTGAGTAGTGTAGACTTTTGCAGAAGCCCATACACAGAAGCAACATTGTGTACGTACGTGGACCCTGACTACAAACTTGGACATGATGTGATACTATTTGTTATTTTATGtgttctctctttctgtctATTAGAATACGGGTGATAATCAAGGGTtgatgacccgccccgaggtgtatatggtgtcataacgcctggctaTGTGCTTCGCTCACTCGCGCGATCGGTgcttttattcggtggttatagcacatagccaggcgttatgacaccatatacaccgaggaataggcgggtcattaacgttattatcatatagcctatccaaagtgacccatataagagtagacaattcctgtatgacgcatagatcccttatactattaagaatgcatttcagaatttacatttgtcctttttgtacagaagatgaaagatttcattttgaaacccaaaatttccacagatgatattcaataacattgcaatcttggcatgtcaaatctttttcaaatctattctattatctatcatcatcattcctccctgctgggtgtccttctgattaGTCAATGCTTtgggcggctccacttacagttaGGGGTGAATTCTGTTttccgtttagatttgacttgtattgaaatggtttattctattttgtcagatcatatgcttacaaaatatttgatttattctaagatagaaaacatttttgggaacaaataaacattatacgaatgttaagTTAACGGAACGGGTGAACGGGTgtttatggcgtcataacacataCGGAATGGAGGCCTCTgtttggtcgacgccatctgggtATGTGATAATACGATAAAGCCCCTATCGAGTCAGTCATTTCATCACTACTCATATTTCAGACAATGACTGTGTGGTAGTTTTTGTATCATATCACATATCGAAATGCATCAATGAATACCAGTGGGTCCTGTATTTAGCTTATGTTGATGTTGGTGAGTTACATAATCTGTTAGACTAAAAAACGAAACACTTGCATAGACTCCAGGCTGTAAGTTTACCATGGTGTAACAATGTTTATGAGACTCATATGTTCACCATTGCAGAGAAACGTACCCGGACGGCCATAACTACGTCATCCATTCGTTCGAGCTGGACGAGCGACTACAGCCGTACTTCGCTCCGTACTCCAACCACGTGCTTCACTGTCCAACAGCGGTCTCCGACAAAGACGGTattgaaaagattttaaaaatgacGGTAGACTCATTAGACAAATTGGTGCAGATGTCCCAATACTATACTGAAATTCTAAAGTTCGGGCTTCTTACATTGTACAAGTGGTCAAAACACCTAGCAGGATATAAAGTAATCAATTTAAAAAGAACTTCTTAACGCGCACTTTCTAATGATGAGTGGAATGTGTTTCAGGAGAGATGACGGCATTTTCTGAATCGGCCTGGTCCCCAGACAAGGGGAAAAACAACGGCAGAGACatgcagtggggaggggggtcgctGTTCGTTAGTGAAGACGAGAAAAAGGACACCGAAACTGGAGGGACGAGAAAACTGTCTTACCGTAAAAAGGTGCCAACGGTAGACCTGTCCAGGTGGATACAGTCGAACTTTGCAGTTGAAGATGAAATAGGTAGGACTAGTTATTGTTCTGTGTTACAAACATTGAGTAGACCATGTATGCCGAAGGTTTTTTGGTCGTTTGCCCTTACTGATGTCAGAGAAACAGACGAAATATTTATTTTCTCTATTTGAATATACCTTGGTCATTAAAACATCTCTAATCAGTAATATATTTGCATATGAATGATAACAAGGTTGATCAAATGTATACGTCGTTAAACCTTGTATCTACTTCATATCTTGCTCACACAGAATCCCGAAGAGTTGATGGAAGCCAGGGGAATGGAAGCCATGTTAAAGATGCTCTATCTAATTCAGATCCCCGGCATTTTTCATGACATAAATACGACCCCCTATAAACTATTGGGTTTATGGCTTCCTTTCCTATCATCATACACTAGAAACAATTGCAACACACCGAAGTGTCGATCACTATTCTATTCTGCAGTGTTCAAGCTCGACGTCGAAGGAGCAGAGTATGGCATTCTCAAGAAGATGCTGAAAGAAGACACCTTCCGCTGGATTGACAAGTAGGGACATAAAGCCCATTTCAAAGTATAACCAAAAGAATAGCATACCAAAGAATTGTATATACCCATTTTACCATACTTTGGTAATGACAAAATCCTACAGACTAAGATTCTTGGAAAAACATCAACTCAAGAATCTTGCGCCGCGTACAACAAAACTATATTCAGGACTACCCCCCCCTATCATTTGTAACAGTACACTGACTTCGATATGCGTGTATCTTCATCGATCAGTCCAAAATGGCAACCACGTAAAGATATACTGTTTCATAACTGAAATGATTAAGAATGGATGActaagattcattgaagttccATAGGATTGTGGGTAATGTCAAAGGTTAATATTCCTAACAAATAAACATGATCTATTTGGTTTCTGCAAAACATGccaaagaaatgttgacaagttaggggccttgaTTTTTTCCCTATGCACATGCGCATTAACACTTGACTTGAAACGGTTAACTAGCTTATCAGATATGAGAATACATTGTGCGAATGTATGATACGTCTTGTACTTTCTCCTTTAACCTTAAATGTATTCTAAATTTAAACAGAATGTGGTGGCCGTTTGTCGTTGTTAAATCTGCAGGTTTTACGGTGAGTTCCATCCCTGGCAGCCAACAGGACTAAGCAACAGGGAGAAGAGCCAGTTGTTGGACGAGCTGACGCAGAAGAAGATCACACAGCTGTCGTGGGCGGCAGAAGTGCTTGATTACCAGGACATCGAGGAGCTGCACGAGTCAAAGGTTAGAAATAATGTATACATGTTGAGGTCTaaaaatgtttacatgtgtagggaatgtaaatgtgtaaaaaatgtatacatgtaaatgtctaaAAATGTATACAGCAAATGTCTAAAAAACGCATACATGTAAAGATataaaatgtctaaaaatgtATACAGTAAAGGTCTAAAAAATGCATACATGCAAAGAtataaaatgtgtacatgttaaggtctaaaaatgtatacatgtaaaggtctaaatatgtatacatgtaaaggtCTAAAAAATGTTAACATGTAAAGGTctgaaaatgtatacatgtaaatgtctaaAAAATGTATCCATGTAAAGGTCTAAAAATGTATGCAAAGTCATGTAAAGGTctaaaaatgtatacatgtaaaggtCGAAAACTACGCGTTGTTGTCAGAAGAAAGATAACCTTTATTGGTAGAAAGACGCCAATATAGACTCTGTAAGAAATTAGAAATTAGAATAATATATGGTAGGTTGCattacatcgatgaaggttagacatccaggtagtaagatacacaaGCTTAAGattacagttactcaagcaactggacaattCTGCAAAATGTAAGACGTTCACTCTTGCTGATGTAGGTTGCGCTGTGTCTCCGGCCTTCTTCGGGTTGAATGACTAGATACTTCCATCACGTGACCCGCAGATAACTGATTTGATTACTATCTGGAGACCCAAGTTCATACCTGCCTTTGGTGACTATGAATCCCTTCTATAAGATGGTTTGCACATGTTTAGGAATAATCCATGTATACTTGATTAGGTCCCACGTGGAACCAGCGGTACAGCCGGGACTATCTACCGGTCGTGTGGAGTCGGTAGCCCGTCTGTTCCCGGCCGTGTGTCCCTGGTGATAGAGGTGGGCATGAACGC
Proteins encoded in this window:
- the LOC136444748 gene encoding uncharacterized protein encodes the protein MAMAHINRRLAITVLVSFVAGMVIQMFFNAYEVSLSEGWPAITPYSCPVRFRVVGNCSCLELQSQLSTCHQTKFVTQFKSCHVPIHKRKTGIKGPKKVFLDCGANVASSVQLFRETYPDGHNYVIHSFELDERLQPYFAPYSNHVLHCPTAVSDKDGEMTAFSESAWSPDKGKNNGRDMQWGGGSLFVSEDEKKDTETGGTRKLSYRKKVPTVDLSRWIQSNFAVEDEIVFKLDVEGAEYGILKKMLKEDTFRWIDKFYGEFHPWQPTGLSNREKSQLLDELTQKKITQLSWAAEVLDYQDIEELHESKVPRGTSGTAGTIYRSCGVGSPSVPGRVSLVIEVGMNAKMAHRLIETIRAYRAYIPISIFVYGDFTELYPEMILNWSLNHTIGVREGHPYPPGHFDMINPSWIRTNLIISVLRLHELSLQPAFYLPASTRRDITRPAALRDLRVVYPTARFPPTKGTLLTYNNYYYYRSVERVPKALRMLSTALGQNGGIVSLDSDHPDSYMIAVFLLDYLVENSGFQLVGINDCVAGF